One part of the Mariniblastus fucicola genome encodes these proteins:
- a CDS encoding glycosyltransferase yields the protein MHLMNVDGKPSRPTIGKHRSDWRDFTIVIPAHNEENYLPNTLATVQQSLQEIDHPAKVVVVNDASTDLTREVAIEHGAEVIDVSLRNIGAVRNAGARTCDTPWLFFLDADTLLPAATLAAALDQLAKGAAGGGAAVDIAPEIKLSVVKWAMFYAVKIGWQSIGGWAAGCFMFCRKDAFEAFGGFDEDFYAIEELFFSRGIASQGRFSMLRQSVVTSARKLEAYSTLELLRFVTLPIMQPTTLFKSKVGLELLYDDEKAR from the coding sequence ATGCACCTTATGAACGTCGACGGAAAACCCTCGCGGCCAACGATTGGCAAACATCGTTCGGATTGGCGCGATTTCACGATCGTGATTCCGGCTCACAACGAAGAGAACTATTTGCCGAATACGCTGGCCACGGTTCAGCAGTCGCTGCAAGAGATCGATCATCCGGCGAAAGTTGTCGTCGTCAACGACGCGTCTACAGATTTGACGCGAGAAGTCGCGATCGAACATGGTGCTGAAGTCATTGATGTCAGCTTGAGAAACATTGGCGCCGTCCGAAACGCGGGTGCTCGGACCTGCGACACTCCGTGGCTGTTTTTTCTTGACGCCGACACGCTGCTACCTGCTGCGACGCTCGCCGCGGCATTGGATCAGCTCGCCAAGGGCGCGGCTGGTGGCGGAGCGGCTGTTGATATCGCTCCGGAGATCAAACTGTCGGTTGTGAAGTGGGCGATGTTCTACGCCGTCAAGATCGGTTGGCAATCGATCGGAGGTTGGGCTGCTGGATGTTTTATGTTTTGCCGCAAAGACGCGTTTGAGGCTTTCGGTGGATTCGATGAAGATTTCTATGCGATCGAGGAGCTTTTCTTTAGCCGCGGCATCGCCTCACAAGGCAGATTCTCAATGCTTCGGCAGTCCGTCGTAACGTCGGCTCGCAAGCTGGAAGCCTATTCCACGCTGGAACTATTACGGTTTGTAACATTGCCGATTATGCAGCCTACGACCTTATTCAAGTCTAAAGTAGGCTTGGAACTCCTTTACGACGATGAAAAGGCCAGATGA
- the glgC gene encoding glucose-1-phosphate adenylyltransferase, which produces MKDVMAVILAGGKGSRLEPLTRDRAKPAVPFGGGYRIADFALSNCLNSGIRKILLLTQYKAISLDRHINTGWRQFFCRELGEFIDIVPPQQRIDEHWYQGTADAVYQNIYTIEKEKPNSVLILAGDHIYKMNYGAMVDYHEKMKADLTVAALQVDPEEAKSFGVMQVNEQNRIVGFEEKPDAPKSIPGDPNQCLASMGVYVFSARFLFEQLLRDANQPDSQRDFGKNIIPSVIDSHRVFAFPFQDENRKSQAYWRDVGTIDAYYDANMDLISVDPMLNMYDQQWPIRTFQENCPPPKFVFGGDDEEGRVGMATDSIVCPGSIISGGRVERSIVGLHCRINSFANVSDSILFDSVTVGRHAQVRRAIIDKGVSIPSGTRIGFDLEADRKRGLTVTESGIVVIGKGDVISKVHDEANAEGTVPAPHLNQKTQRQNR; this is translated from the coding sequence ATGAAAGATGTAATGGCCGTCATTCTTGCCGGCGGAAAAGGTTCACGACTTGAGCCGCTGACTCGCGATCGCGCCAAGCCCGCCGTTCCTTTTGGTGGCGGCTATCGGATCGCGGACTTTGCGCTATCGAATTGCCTCAACAGTGGCATCCGTAAGATTCTGTTGCTGACTCAGTACAAAGCCATCAGTCTCGATCGCCACATCAACACCGGCTGGCGCCAGTTTTTCTGCCGGGAGCTTGGCGAGTTCATCGACATCGTTCCTCCGCAACAGCGTATCGACGAGCACTGGTATCAGGGGACTGCCGACGCGGTCTATCAGAATATCTACACGATTGAAAAAGAGAAACCAAACAGCGTTCTGATCCTTGCCGGCGATCACATCTACAAGATGAACTACGGCGCGATGGTCGACTACCATGAAAAAATGAAAGCCGACCTGACTGTCGCGGCTTTGCAAGTCGATCCCGAGGAAGCGAAATCGTTTGGCGTGATGCAAGTCAACGAGCAAAATCGCATCGTCGGATTTGAGGAGAAACCGGATGCCCCGAAATCGATCCCCGGTGATCCGAACCAATGCCTGGCAAGCATGGGCGTGTATGTTTTTTCAGCTCGCTTTTTGTTTGAACAACTGCTTCGAGACGCGAACCAGCCTGACAGCCAACGGGACTTCGGCAAGAACATTATTCCGTCGGTGATTGATTCGCATCGTGTGTTCGCATTTCCGTTTCAGGATGAAAATCGTAAGTCGCAGGCGTACTGGCGAGACGTCGGCACGATCGACGCTTACTACGACGCCAATATGGATTTGATTAGCGTTGATCCGATGCTGAATATGTACGATCAGCAGTGGCCGATTCGCACGTTCCAGGAAAACTGTCCGCCGCCAAAATTCGTCTTTGGCGGAGACGACGAAGAAGGCCGTGTGGGCATGGCAACGGACTCGATCGTTTGTCCCGGCAGCATCATTTCCGGAGGTCGAGTAGAACGTTCGATCGTCGGACTGCATTGCCGCATCAACAGCTTCGCCAACGTCTCCGATTCGATTCTGTTCGACAGCGTCACGGTAGGTCGTCACGCTCAAGTCAGGCGCGCGATCATCGACAAAGGAGTCAGCATTCCATCGGGCACGCGAATTGGTTTCGATCTCGAGGCCGATCGGAAACGGGGTTTGACCGTCACCGAAAGCGGCATTGTCGTGATCGGCAAGGGCGACGTGATTTCCAAAGTTCACGACGAAGCTAATGCCGAAGGGACCGTGCCGGCTCCTCACCTGAACCAGAAAACTCAGCGTCAAAACCGATGA